A portion of the Flavobacterium limnophilum genome contains these proteins:
- a CDS encoding bifunctional UDP-N-acetylmuramoyl-tripeptide:D-alanyl-D-alanine ligase/alanine racemase has product MTLSIPNIEKILHAKRFGDSNGTIDTISIDSRSLQNNEKTLFFALVGPNNDAHIYISSLIEKGVRCFVVTHIPEGLTGKATFLVVENTLDALQRYAAYYRSLFKFPVFGLTGSNGKTIVKEWLNFLLNPDFNIIRSPKSYNSQVGVPLSVISINDKHNLGIFEAGISKMNEMEKLETIIKPTIGIITNIGTAHDEGFEDLEKKIKEKLKLFKHSKLIIYQKNKIIDALIESNIKAFSWSYSDETADVFVRRKAIEDKTILQIRYGKDNFDIQIPFQDEASIENAVTCLMVLLSFKYDKKTIQNRMQWLYPVEMRLKVKTGINNTTLIDDSYSSDFQSLKIALDFLESQKQYKNKTVILSDIFQSGLSNEELYTKVAQLIKNNKINRVIGIGETISAFKHKLTNCITFKNTADFFLNFNYLNFVNETILIKGARHFQFEEIVAALEEKTHETVLEINLNSISHNLSFFKSKLKPTTKMMVMVKAFGYGNGGFEIAKLLEHHKVDYLGVAFADEGISLKNAGITLPIMVMNPETTSFSSIIQYKLEPEIYSLKGLNAFLNIAEKRKLKHFPIHVKLDTGMHRLGFEEENLDELIAVLKDNKFVTVKSILSHMATSDDLEHQDFAHSQIDLFEKLSSKLMAELQIKPIRHILNTSGISNFPEAQYDMVRLGIGLYGVSNDVEEQKYLENVGTLKSIISQIRTIQAGESVGYGRRFVAEKPTKIATIPIGYADGISRHWGNGVGFVTINNQKATIVGSICMDMLMVDITEINCKEGDSVIIFGESPSVSFIAEQLQTIPYEILTSISQRVKRVFYRE; this is encoded by the coding sequence TTGACTTTATCTATCCCAAACATCGAAAAAATTCTCCACGCCAAAAGGTTTGGAGACAGTAACGGCACAATTGACACTATTTCCATTGATAGCCGTTCTTTGCAAAACAATGAAAAAACATTGTTTTTTGCACTAGTTGGACCCAATAATGATGCCCACATTTACATTTCATCCTTAATCGAAAAAGGCGTTCGCTGCTTTGTGGTTACCCACATTCCGGAAGGATTAACAGGCAAAGCCACTTTTTTGGTCGTCGAAAACACCTTGGATGCATTGCAACGCTATGCGGCTTACTACCGAAGTCTTTTTAAGTTCCCCGTTTTTGGATTGACGGGAAGCAACGGAAAAACCATCGTCAAAGAATGGTTGAACTTTCTATTAAATCCAGATTTCAACATCATCCGAAGTCCCAAAAGCTATAATTCTCAAGTGGGCGTTCCTTTATCGGTAATTTCGATTAATGACAAGCACAATCTGGGCATTTTTGAAGCGGGAATCTCGAAAATGAACGAGATGGAAAAACTGGAAACCATCATCAAACCAACCATTGGAATCATAACCAATATTGGTACGGCGCACGACGAAGGTTTTGAAGATTTGGAGAAAAAAATCAAGGAAAAACTAAAACTTTTCAAACATTCGAAGCTAATCATATATCAAAAAAATAAAATTATTGATGCTCTTATCGAATCCAATATAAAAGCTTTTTCCTGGAGTTACAGTGATGAAACAGCCGATGTTTTTGTCAGAAGAAAAGCCATTGAAGACAAAACGATTTTGCAAATTCGCTATGGCAAAGACAATTTCGACATACAAATTCCTTTTCAGGATGAAGCTTCAATTGAAAATGCCGTTACTTGCTTGATGGTTTTATTGAGTTTTAAATACGACAAGAAAACGATTCAAAACCGTATGCAATGGCTGTATCCGGTTGAAATGCGTTTGAAAGTCAAAACCGGAATCAACAATACGACACTTATTGACGACAGCTATAGTTCAGATTTTCAGTCGTTGAAAATTGCCTTGGATTTTCTGGAAAGCCAAAAACAATACAAAAACAAAACGGTCATCCTTTCGGACATTTTTCAAAGTGGCTTGTCCAACGAAGAATTATATACGAAGGTTGCCCAATTAATTAAAAATAATAAAATCAATCGTGTCATTGGAATTGGCGAAACTATTTCAGCATTTAAACACAAGCTTACCAACTGCATCACTTTTAAAAACACTGCCGACTTTTTTCTGAATTTCAACTATTTGAATTTTGTAAACGAAACCATTCTAATAAAAGGAGCGAGACATTTTCAATTTGAAGAAATAGTTGCCGCATTAGAAGAGAAAACACACGAAACCGTTCTGGAAATCAACCTAAATTCCATTAGTCACAATCTTAGTTTTTTTAAATCGAAACTCAAACCTACTACCAAAATGATGGTAATGGTAAAAGCGTTTGGTTATGGAAACGGCGGATTTGAAATTGCCAAACTACTCGAACATCACAAGGTAGATTATTTGGGCGTGGCTTTTGCCGATGAAGGAATTTCGTTGAAAAATGCTGGAATCACTTTACCCATAATGGTTATGAATCCAGAAACAACCAGTTTTTCGTCCATCATTCAATATAAATTAGAACCCGAAATTTACAGTTTGAAAGGCTTGAATGCCTTCTTGAACATTGCCGAAAAACGAAAACTGAAACACTTTCCCATTCACGTCAAACTCGACACCGGAATGCACCGTTTGGGTTTCGAAGAAGAGAATTTAGACGAATTAATTGCAGTTTTAAAAGACAACAAATTCGTGACCGTAAAAAGTATTTTGTCGCATATGGCCACGAGCGATGACTTGGAACATCAAGATTTTGCACATTCACAGATTGATTTATTCGAAAAATTGTCTTCAAAATTAATGGCTGAATTGCAAATAAAACCCATTCGCCATATTTTAAACACATCGGGAATCAGTAATTTTCCGGAAGCACAATATGACATGGTTCGCCTTGGCATTGGACTCTATGGCGTTTCTAACGATGTCGAGGAACAAAAATATTTAGAAAACGTGGGTACTTTAAAATCCATTATTTCGCAAATCAGGACTATTCAAGCTGGCGAAAGCGTAGGCTATGGAAGACGATTTGTTGCCGAAAAACCAACAAAAATAGCCACAATCCCAATTGGTTATGCCGACGGAATTTCGAGACATTGGGGGAATGGAGTTGGTTTTGTGACAATAAATAATCAAAAAGCAACCATCGTTGGCAGTATTTGCATGGATATGTTGATGGTTGACATTACCGAAATCAATTGTAAAGAAGGGGATTCCGTCATAATTTTTGGCGAAAGCCCAAGTGTTTCTTTTATCGCTGAACAATTGCAAACCATTCCTTATGAAATCTTGACCAGTATTTCCCAAAGGGTAAAACGAGTTTTTTATCGCGAATAA
- a CDS encoding aspartate-semialdehyde dehydrogenase, which yields MKLAVVGATGMVGEIMLKVLEERNFPYTELILVASEKSVGKVIEFKGQKHTVVGLQTAVDMKPEIAVFSAGGQTSLDWAPKFAAAGTTVIDNSSAWRMDPTKKLIVPEINANELTKEDKIIANPNCSTIQMVLALAPLHKKYNVKRVIVSTYQSITGTGVKAVQQFENEVAGIKGDMVYKYEINRNCIPQCDVFEPNGYTKEEMKLVKETKKILSDDSIKVTATAVRVPVVGGHSEAVNVEFSNDFDVNEVRTLLSQTDGVTVQDNLDTFTYPMPKYAEGKNDVFVGRIRRDESQDNTLNMWIVADNLRKGAATNTIQIAEYLIAHNLV from the coding sequence ATGAAACTTGCAGTTGTAGGAGCCACTGGAATGGTTGGCGAAATAATGTTAAAAGTATTAGAAGAAAGAAATTTTCCATACACCGAATTAATTCTTGTTGCGTCTGAAAAATCAGTGGGTAAAGTAATTGAATTCAAAGGACAAAAGCATACCGTTGTTGGTTTACAAACTGCAGTGGACATGAAACCAGAAATTGCTGTTTTCTCGGCAGGCGGACAAACTTCATTGGATTGGGCACCAAAATTTGCTGCAGCTGGAACTACAGTTATTGATAACTCATCGGCTTGGAGAATGGATCCAACTAAAAAATTGATCGTTCCTGAAATCAATGCAAACGAATTGACAAAAGAAGATAAAATCATTGCCAATCCAAACTGTTCCACAATTCAAATGGTTTTGGCCTTGGCTCCTTTGCACAAAAAATACAATGTAAAACGCGTGATTGTTTCTACTTACCAATCCATCACTGGAACTGGAGTAAAAGCGGTTCAACAATTCGAAAATGAAGTGGCCGGCATAAAAGGCGACATGGTTTACAAATACGAAATCAACCGAAACTGTATTCCTCAATGTGACGTTTTCGAACCAAATGGATATACCAAAGAAGAGATGAAATTGGTTAAAGAAACTAAAAAAATCTTGAGCGACGACAGCATCAAAGTTACGGCTACCGCAGTTCGTGTACCGGTTGTTGGTGGTCATAGCGAAGCCGTAAATGTGGAATTCAGCAATGATTTTGACGTAAACGAAGTAAGAACGCTTTTGAGCCAAACGGATGGTGTGACGGTTCAAGACAATTTGGACACTTTTACTTATCCAATGCCAAAATATGCCGAAGGTAAAAACGACGTATTTGTGGGACGTATTCGTCGTGACGAAAGCCAAGACAACACCTTGAATATGTGGATTGTGGCCGACAACTTGAGAAAAGGCGCTGCAACAAACACGATTCAAATTGCTGAATATTTAATAGCACACAATTTGGTTTAA
- the mscL gene encoding large-conductance mechanosensitive channel protein MscL, which produces MGFVSDFKAFLMKGEIVNLATAVIVGGAFGKIVTSFTNDVLMPPIGLLLGKVDFKNLKIVLQDGIPAIMENGVEKAPAVAEVALNYGAFIQTVFDFVIIGFCIFMVLKAYEKTKKKKEAAPAVPAGPTQEELLTQIRDLLKK; this is translated from the coding sequence ATGGGATTCGTAAGCGATTTTAAGGCCTTTTTGATGAAAGGCGAAATAGTAAATTTGGCAACAGCCGTAATTGTGGGTGGTGCTTTTGGAAAAATTGTAACTTCATTTACAAATGATGTTTTAATGCCGCCAATTGGGTTGCTTTTAGGAAAAGTGGATTTCAAAAACTTGAAAATCGTGCTGCAAGACGGCATTCCGGCAATAATGGAAAATGGAGTTGAAAAAGCTCCCGCCGTTGCAGAAGTCGCCCTGAATTATGGAGCTTTCATACAAACCGTTTTCGATTTCGTGATTATTGGTTTTTGTATTTTTATGGTTTTAAAAGCTTATGAAAAAACAAAAAAGAAAAAGGAAGCTGCTCCTGCTGTACCAGCTGGGCCAACTCAAGAAGAATTGCTAACACAAATCAGGGATTTGTTGAAAAAATAA
- a CDS encoding thymidine kinase: MFLENTVNHKEQFGWIEVICGSMFSGKTEELIRRLKRAQFAKQKVEIFKPEIDTRYHDEMVVSHDANEIRSTPVPAAANIAILAQGCDVVGIDEAQFFDDEIVKICNDLANQGIRVIVAGLDMDFKGNPFGPMPALMATAEYVTKVHAVCTRTGNLANYSFRKTDNDKLVMLGEIEEYEPLSRAAYFYAMKKNEEK, translated from the coding sequence ATGTTTCTCGAAAACACAGTAAATCATAAAGAACAATTTGGTTGGATCGAAGTTATTTGCGGTTCAATGTTCTCGGGCAAAACCGAGGAACTCATTCGCAGACTTAAGAGAGCGCAATTTGCCAAACAAAAAGTGGAAATCTTCAAACCCGAAATAGACACGCGTTATCATGACGAAATGGTGGTGTCGCACGATGCTAATGAAATTCGCTCCACACCGGTTCCAGCCGCGGCCAATATTGCAATTTTGGCACAAGGTTGCGATGTGGTCGGCATTGACGAAGCCCAGTTTTTTGACGACGAAATCGTGAAAATCTGCAATGATTTGGCCAACCAAGGCATTCGTGTCATCGTTGCCGGATTGGATATGGATTTCAAAGGCAATCCTTTTGGCCCAATGCCTGCCCTGATGGCCACAGCAGAATACGTGACCAAAGTGCACGCTGTTTGCACCCGAACAGGAAATCTGGCCAATTACAGCTTCAGGAAAACCGACAACGACAAACTCGTGATGCTCGGCGAAATCGAAGAATACGAACCCTTGAGTCGCGCCGCTTATTTTTATGCGATGAAAAAGAATGAGGAAAAATAA
- a CDS encoding S41 family peptidase — MKLKYIIKTLLVAFVFTSCSKDSDSNEITTAKPDEINNFVWKAMNSWYYWQPNVADLSDSKIASATTYANFINGKTPDALFYSLLYQRGTVDRFSWIENSNEVVYASKIAEVEKSGGFSYGIYPKDVSSINMVALINYIVPGSPAALAGLKRGDVITKINGSQLTLSNYGQLDNSQITVTLASSVQFTSSSLVTTDKVATVTLTKADIDENPVAYYEKKVYGGKNIGYLVYNGFKSDYNDELNAAFAKMQSDGINELVLDLRYNGGGSLETAVALAQMINGSFTNKPYAYLDFNDKHNDEDGYENFSDKVRIFNLVDNEPTFQREESVNSLALTKIYALVSFQTASASELTIQCLKKYINVTTIGEETTGKFVGSNTLYDSPVYDYTSYANRSTKHKWQLQPITFSYYNKDKDANPTNIAPDYEINPYSVFLNLVEFGNVKDPCLKKALELITGQTMRTTGKNVDASFFRTGNLAAFNPTNTAKGLYIEDFKSRKK; from the coding sequence ATGAAATTAAAATATATCATTAAAACACTGCTTGTAGCATTTGTTTTTACTTCTTGCAGCAAGGATTCTGATTCTAATGAAATCACGACTGCCAAACCAGACGAGATTAACAACTTTGTTTGGAAAGCGATGAATTCTTGGTATTACTGGCAACCCAATGTTGCCGATTTGTCTGATAGCAAAATTGCTTCTGCCACGACCTATGCCAATTTTATAAACGGAAAAACGCCCGATGCGCTTTTTTATTCGCTCCTGTATCAAAGAGGAACTGTCGATAGATTTTCTTGGATTGAAAACAGTAATGAAGTAGTGTATGCCTCAAAAATTGCAGAAGTTGAAAAAAGTGGTGGTTTTAGTTATGGAATTTACCCTAAAGACGTATCCAGTATAAATATGGTAGCCTTGATTAACTACATTGTACCTGGTTCGCCAGCAGCTTTGGCGGGATTGAAAAGAGGCGACGTCATTACAAAAATAAATGGAAGCCAGCTTACTTTAAGCAATTATGGACAACTTGATAATTCACAAATAACAGTTACTTTGGCATCTAGCGTGCAATTTACAAGCTCTAGTTTAGTAACTACAGACAAAGTAGCAACTGTAACTCTAACAAAAGCCGATATCGACGAAAACCCTGTTGCTTATTATGAAAAGAAAGTATATGGAGGCAAAAACATTGGCTATTTGGTTTATAATGGTTTTAAATCAGATTATAATGATGAACTCAATGCGGCTTTCGCCAAAATGCAATCGGATGGAATTAACGAATTGGTTTTGGATTTAAGATACAATGGAGGTGGATCATTAGAAACGGCAGTTGCTTTGGCACAAATGATTAATGGCAGTTTTACCAATAAACCTTATGCTTATTTAGATTTTAATGACAAACACAATGATGAAGATGGCTATGAAAACTTTTCCGATAAAGTAAGAATTTTTAACTTGGTTGATAACGAGCCCACTTTTCAGAGAGAAGAAAGTGTCAACAGTCTTGCTTTGACAAAAATATATGCGTTGGTAAGTTTTCAAACGGCTTCTGCCAGTGAACTTACCATACAATGCCTGAAAAAATACATTAACGTAACCACGATAGGAGAAGAAACAACAGGCAAGTTTGTGGGGTCTAATACATTGTACGATTCTCCTGTTTATGATTACACCTCATATGCCAATAGAAGTACCAAACACAAATGGCAATTGCAACCCATAACTTTTTCTTATTACAACAAAGACAAAGACGCAAATCCAACGAATATTGCGCCGGATTACGAAATTAATCCTTACAGTGTTTTCTTGAATCTGGTTGAATTTGGAAACGTAAAAGACCCTTGTTTGAAAAAAGCACTCGAATTGATTACGGGACAAACTATGCGTACTACGGGGAAAAATGTGGACGCCTCGTTTTTTAGAACCGGCAATCTTGCTGCATTCAACCCTACAAACACTGCCAAAGGATTGTATATCGAGGATTTCAAAAGTAGAAAAAAATAA